A single Anopheles arabiensis isolate DONGOLA chromosome 2, AaraD3, whole genome shotgun sequence DNA region contains:
- the LOC120904809 gene encoding transmembrane protein 141, whose translation MNDIRQLKDQQRDKHPGFDSYIECMSRSLFTGLATFSLGFAGIYFLQQIGQRYLPYTKKGNILVATLVATGAAYKVTSDRTRACQARWMAVEEKYSVLQDAIEPAVPSKETIV comes from the coding sequence ATGAACGACATACGTCAGCTGAAGGACCAACAGCGCGACAAACATCCAGGCTTCGATTCGTACATCGAGTGCATGAGCCGGTCGTTGTTTACGGGGTTGGCGACGTTTTCGCTCGGGTTTGCGGGCATTTACTTCCTGCAGCAAATCGGCCAGCGCTATCTGCCGTACACGAAGAAGGGCAACATACTGGTGGCTACGCTGGTCGCAACCGGTGCCGCGTACAAGGTGACCTCCGACCGTACCCGTGCCTGCCAGGCCCGGTGGATGGCCGTCGAGGAGAAGTACAGTGTGCTGCAGGACGCGATCGAACCGGCTGTACCGTCGAAGGAGACGATTGTTTAG
- the LOC120896201 gene encoding conserved oligomeric Golgi complex subunit 3, translated as MDTVATMRADNASLRKIQSKLVQWELKENPLAPLSATQTDFINRLTDLANGNAVPQAGDGAGSASSADHEEQAPSGELPASLEQFKQSACVIDSTQNFLSWYNSIDAEILEHFDDVYLEYYEQLRARTSECDQMVQEIDVSLDSLRQLTQEFNFVSEKTASLHQASESLLQDQARLSDTGEEIKKRLKYFTQAESISQRLHNPTFSVSNETFVDMLNTIDDCLEYMRTNPTFSEATAYAVKYRACLSKATQMMKAYVLGILSNATAQVLTPKGSGVPRSLEALDQPKVNDPTADAAFVLFYGKFQASSPRVKRITALIEERLDRSPDYEQLLGELHQNYLTQRATIMSAGVDQAIKDLAKKHKGDHCALVRSACAFMVHICQDEHRLFYQFFAKHSAQLSIYMEGLCTILYDTLRPYIIRIDHLETLAEICSILKVEMLDEHVSYSPDSLEAFAKIVYQLLQDVQERIGFRAQNYLESDIRNYRPSAGDLAYPEKLEMMESIALSLQENQNPHVHLRRVDSRSSIASGMSVASLEATPPSANDSVLKVRTGGSSPADMHGMWYPTVRRTLVCLSRLYRCIDKTIFQSLSQQALAHCIYSVSTAASQIAQNRTTIDGELFEIKHLLILREQIAPFRVDFTAKETSLDFSKVRTAAYELLQKRKQLFSLGSNNALLEFLLDGTPQVREQLLDSRKDVDRQLKTVCETFIKDATKQLVGPVLTFIESAQNHLRNQPGGAKPAPVAGAGGPTTPGTVPAAGQSTGMALRMAPFAAPQQISSIIQECLRNIKSKLAGLQRSMQLYLANKDTEFILFRPIRNNIIGSFVKLEQILMLNAYSKDDLTIVSCPSAEQISVLLSSVNLAGGATGEQPVPSFGKPQPVRKISTSSIGSNAAEAVPPAKAPVEKKVSFDSGANTVVEIDRDEEQDTEKGKEVIVETQEAEVPVEQSNQ; from the exons ATGGACACAGTAGCCACGATGCGAGCAGATAACGCTAGCCTGCGCAAGATTCAATCGAAACTCGTCCAGTGGGAGTTGAAGGAGAACCCGCTCGCGCCGCTCAGTGCCACGCAAACGGATTTCATCAATCGTTTAACCGATCTGGCCAATGGAAATGCGGTCCCGCAGGCAGGA GACGGTGCGGGATCTGCATCATCAGCCGACCATGAGGAGCAAGCGCCATCCGGCGAGCTGCCGGCTTCGTTGGAGCAGTTCAAACAGTCCGCCTGCGTCATCGATTCCACGCAAAACTTTCTGTCCTGGTACAACTCGATCGATGCCGAAATTCTCGAACACTTTGACGATGTGTACCTGGAGTACTACGAGCAGCTCCGAGCGCGCACCAGCGAATGCGACCAGATGGTGCAGGAGATCGACGTATCGCTCGATTCGCTCCGCCAGCTGACGCAGGAGTTTAACTTTGTGTCGGAGAAAACGGCCTCGCTGCATCAGGCCAGCGAAAGTTTGCTGCAGGATCAGGCGCGCCTCAGCGACACGGGCGAGGAGATCAAGAAGCGGCTGAAGTACTTCACCCAGGCCGAGAGCATATCCCAGCGGCTGCACAATCCAACGTTTTCCGTCTCGAACGAGACGTTTGTCGATATGCTGAACACGATCGACGATTGTCTGGAGTATATGCGCACGAAT CCCACATTCAGCGAAGCAACGGCGTATGCGGTGAAGTATCGGGCCTGCCTTTCGAAAGCAACACAGATGATGAAGGCGTACGTGTTGGGCATTCTTTCCAATGCGACCGCCCAGGTACTCACACCCAAGGGCTCCGGCGTTCCTCGCTCGCTGGAAGCGCTCGATCAGCCGAAAGTGAACGATCCGACGGCAGATGCAGCGTTTGTGCTATTCTACGGAAAGTTCCAAGCTTCTTCGCCACGCGTCAAACGCATCACTGCCCTGATTGAGGAGCGGCTCGATCGCAGTCCCGACTACGAACAGTTGCTGGGAGAGTTGCATCAAAACTATCTAACACAGCGCGCCACG ATTATGAGCGCTGGTGTGGACCAAGCGATTAAAGACCTCGCCAAAAAGCATAAAGGAGATCATTGCGCTTTGGTGCGTTCCGCTTGTGCCTTTATGGTGCACATCTGCCAGGATGAGCATAGGCTGTTTTACCAGTTTTTTGCCAAACACAGTGCGCAACTGAG catttACATGGAAGGACTGTGCACCATATTGTACGACACCCTTCGGCCTTACATTATACGCATCGATCATCTGGAAACGCTGGCCGAAATCTGTAGCATCCTGAAGGTGGAAATGCTGGACGAACACGTCTCCTACAGTC CTGACTCGCTCGAAGCCTTTGCCAAAATTGTATACCAGCTGCTGCAGGACGTACAGGAACGGATCGGTTTCCGGGCGCAGAACTATCTCGAGTCCGACATCCGTAATTATCGGCCCTCGGCGGGCGATCTCGCCTACCCGGAGAAGCTGGAAATGATGGAAAGCATCGCTCTGTCGCTGCAGGAAAACCAGAATCCCCATGTCCACCTGCGGCGGGTAGATTCGCGCAGCTCCATCGCATCGGGAATGTCGGTCGCCTCGCTCGAAGCGACACCGCCGTCGGCCAACGATTCGGTGCTGAAGGTGCGCACTGGGGGCAGCTCGCCTGCCGACATGCACGGCATGTGGTACCCGACGGTGCGCCGTACGCTCGTCTGCCTGTCGCGGCTGTACCGCTGCATCGACAAAACCATCTTCCAGAGCCTTTCCCAGCAAGCGCTGGCACATTGCATTTACAGCGTTTCGACTGCCGCCAGCCAGATCGCACAGAACCGTACCACGATCGATGGCGAGCTGTTCGAAATTAAGCATCTGCTCATTCTGCGCGAACAGATTGCACCGTTTCGGGTGGACTTTACGGCGAAGGAGACAAGCCTGGACTTTAGCAAGGTGCGGACGGCCGCCTACGAACTGCTGCAGAAGCGGAAGCAACTGTTTTCGCTCGGATCAAACAACGCGTTGCTCGAGTTTCTGCTCGACGGTACGCCGCAGGTTCGCGAACAGTTGCTCGATTCGCGCAAGGATGTGGACCGGCAGCTGAAGACGGTGTGTGAAACGTTCATAAAGGACGCAACGAAGCAGCTGGTTGGGCCAGTGCTCACGTTTATCGAATCGGCCCAGAACCATCTTCGCAATCAACCGGGCGGAGCGAAACCGGCCCCGGTGGCTGGGGCAGGTGGACCGACGACACCCGGCACTGTTCCAGCGGCCGGTCAAAGCACGGGAATGGCACTGCGAATGGCACCGTTCGCCGCCCCGCAGCAGATTAGTTCCATCATACAGGAGTGTCTGCGGAATATCAAATCGAAACTGGCGGGACTGCAGCGATCGATGCAGCTCTACCTCGCCAACAAGGATACGGAATTTATCCTCTTCCGACCGATTCGG aaCAATATCATCGGTTCGTTCGTGAAGCTGGAACAAATTCTTATGCTGAACGCGTACTCAAAGGACGATCTGACGATCGTGAGCTGCCCATCGGCCGAACAGATTTCCGTGCTGCTTTCGAGCGTGAATCTCGCCGGTGGAGCGACGGGCGAACAGCCGGTACCATCGTTTGGCAAACCCCAGCCGGTACGAAAGATAAGCACTTCGTCGATTGGTAGCAACGCCGCGGAGGCAGTGCCACCCGCGAAGGCTCCAGTCGAAAAGAAGGTCAGCTTCGATAGCGGAGCTAATACGGTGGTCGAAATCGACCGGGACGAAGAGCAGGACacggaaaagggaaaggaagtgATAGTGGAAACACAAGAAGCCGAAGTGCCCGTAGAACAATCCAATCAATAG